The genomic region CATGCCGATCCCGATGCCCGTCACCAGGAACGCCCCGACGAGCAGGAGCTGCCCGGTGCGGGCGCCGAGCGTGCTCAGCAGCAGGAGCCCCACGACCGTGATCGCCATCCCGGCCACCAGAACGAGCCGCACCCGCCGCGCGTCGGTGATCCACCGCCCGGCCAGCGACTGGCTCAGCACCAGCCCGATCACCAGCGGCAAACATGTGCACACCGGACGCCGTCGCCGACACCCCGCCCACGACCTGCAGGTACGTCGGCAAGTAGACCAGCGCGCTGAACATCGCCACGTTCGCGATGAACCCACGAGCGAGGCGATCACCACCGGCCGCGAGGTGAACAGCGACAGCGGCAGGATCGGCGCGGCCGCCCGGCGTTCGGCCGGGACCACCAACACCACCAACGCGATCGTGGCCACGGCCAGGCCCAGCACCGGCGGGGAGGCCCAGCCCCAGTCGGCGCCGAACGACGCGGTCAGCACCAGCCCGGTGGCGGCCGCCGCGATCAGCAGCGCGCCGAGGTGGTCGATGCGGCCCGCCGACCGGTGAGCAGTCGCCGGCAGCGAGCGCGCGGCGATGAACAGGAGCAGCGCGAGGAGGTCCGGCGGTCGCTGAAGGCGTTGCAGGAGAACGCATCCGTCGTGTACGGCGATGGTGCTCTGTCCCCTGTAGACGCCGATGCCGTACTCGTCGGCCGGCGACGCGGTGACCTTGGCGGCGCGTGGTTCGGGGTCGCTGGTCGGGTCGATCGTCTCGGCGGACACGGACTTCGTGCGCGACGTCGGATCGGCGTGGCGCCGTGGCACGGGCGGTTGCTGGTGCTGGACCGCGACGAGGCGGGGGAGTCGACCGGGCACGGGTCGCCGTTGCCGATGCTGGTGCACGGTGGTCCCGGCCGGGCCGGCGGTGGTGAGGAGATGGGCGGCATGCGGGGCGCGCTGCACCACATGCAGCGCACGGCCGTGCAGGGCTCGCCCAAGGCGTTGGCGGCGGTGACGAACCGGTGGGTCGCCGGGGCACCGCGGGTCGAGGCGGACGTGCACCCGTTCCGCAAGACGCTGGCGGAGCTGCGGCTGGGCGACACGGTCGTGGCCGGGCCGCGCGTTGTGACGATGGCGGACATCGAGCACTTCGCCGAGTTCACCGGCGACACGTTCTACGCGCACATGGACGAGGAAGCCGCCGCGGCCAACCCGTTCTTCGGCGGGCGGGTCGCGCACGGCTACCTCGTCGTGTCGTTCGCGGCCGGGCTCCTCGTGTCACCGGAGCCGGGGCCGGTGCTCGCCAACCACGGCCTGGAGAACCTGCGGTTCCTCACGCCGACGAGCTGACGGTGACGCTGACCGTCAAGCAGATCACGCCACGCGAGGACCAGGAGTACGGCGAGGCCCGCTGGGACGCCGACGTGGCGAACCAGAAGGGCGAGCCGGTGGCGCGCTACGACGTGCTGACGCTGGTGGCGAAGAAGTAGCTCACTTCGGCTCGCGGCGGGGGAGGGGCTTGGTGGCAGGTCCCTCCAGCACGGTGCCGTCGACGTCGAACCGCGAACCGTGGCACGGGCAGTCCCAGCTGCGCTCGGCGGCGTTGAACCGCACCATGCAGCCGAGGTGCGTGCACCGCATCGACACCGCGTGCAGCTGCCCGTCGGGGTCGCGGTAGACACCGGTCTTGCCCAGCCCGTCGCGGATCACGTGGGCGTGGTCGGGCGGCAGCTTGTCGCTGTTGGTGGCGTCGGCGGGCATGATCCGGTCGCCGATCATCTCGACGGCGACCTCGGCGTTCTTCTTGACCAGGGTCGGCACCGACTTCAGCGACAGCCGGTGCGGGCTGAACCGCTCGGCGAGGTCGTGGGGCTTGCCGGTGACGAGGTCCGCGAGCAGCGTGCCGGCGAACGTGCCGGAGCTCAGGCCCCACTTCATGTACCCGGTGGCGGTGAACATCGTGGTCGAGCCGGGCGTGTAGCTGCCGATCATCGGCAGGTGGTCGTAGGCGGTGGGGTCCTGCGCCGACCAGCGGTGCGTGATCTCCTGGACGGGCCAGTGCCTGCGGGCGAACTCCTCCAGGCGCCGGTACGGTTCGACCACCTTCTTGCCGGTCTCGTGGCTCTGGCCGCAGACGATCAGCTGGTCGCCGTAGGCGCTGATCGACCACGAGGGGCTGCCCGCGCTGATGGCGAGCGCGCTCGGCGGCGGCCCGTCCAGCCGCGCGGCGACGGCGTACGAGCGCGGGGTCTTCAGGCGGGCGAAGAACAGACCGCGGTCGAGCAACGGGTAGTGCGTGGCGAGCACGATCCGGTCGAAGTGGACCTCACCGTCCGCGGTGGACAGGCGGCGTCCGGTCACGTCGAGCACGCGGCTGTGCTCGTAGATCCTGCTGCCGTCACCGTCGACGGCGGAGGCGAGGCCCTGCAGGTACTTGACCGGGTGCAGCGTCAGCTGGTCGTCCAGCAGCACGGCCGCGTGCACCTCGAAGGGCAGGTCGATGTCGGTGCCGAGGCGGACCGGCAGCCCGGCCTTCTGCGCGGCGTGGAACTCGGCCTCGACCGTCGGCACCTCGTCCTCGGTGTAGGCGTAGGTGGCGGCGGTCCCGCGGCGCAGGTCGCAGGCGATCTCCTCTCGCGCTGCACGAGGTCGGCGACCAGGGCGACGGCCTCCTGCGAGGCGGAGGCGTAGTCGGTGGCGGTC from Lentzea guizhouensis harbors:
- a CDS encoding FAD-dependent oxidoreductase; translation: MACDLRRGTAATYAYTEDEVPTVEAEFHAAQKAGLPVRLGTDIDLPFEVHAAVLLDDQLTLHPVKYLQGLASAVDGDGSRIYEHSRVLDVTGRRLSTADGEVHFDRIVLATHYPLLDRGLFFARLKTPRSYAVAARLDGPPPSALAISAGSPSWSISAYGDQLIVCGQSHETGKKVVEPYRRLEEFARRHWPVQEITHRWSAQDPTAYDHLPMIGSYTPGSTTMFTATGYMKWGLSSGTFAGTLLADLVTGKPHDLAERFSPHRLSLKSVPTLVKKNAEVAVEMIGDRIMPADATNSDKLPPDHAHVIRDGLGKTGVYRDPDGQLHAVSMRCTHLGCMVRFNAAERSWDCPCHGSRFDVDGTVLEGPATKPLPRREPK